In the genome of Telluria beijingensis, one region contains:
- a CDS encoding DUF3667 domain-containing protein: MSTDTLSHHTDIACKNCGATTQGNYCQQCGQATHLHVPSAREFLHEFIAHYVALEGKLWKTLALLIARPGVLTREYIEGRRVRYLEPLRVYLTFSIIFFAIFKLSGTEMLIQLGDPTPELAAAVADGRAKDTLFGPALPEHADQFERTVGKVKERTSTMHPVLQEKVARFSAMSPQEQRAAFKLVFFSYTPYAIFAMMPLFAFYLKLLYLGSGRRYGEHFLFALHTNAFAFMLLSAMILVPASWSFVVFMLLVWLTFYLPVAMRRVYGGGWTVTIVRWLLLIFAHTISIASAVLTVFSQVLMT; the protein is encoded by the coding sequence GTGAGCACCGACACCCTGAGCCACCACACCGACATCGCCTGCAAGAACTGTGGCGCGACCACGCAGGGCAACTACTGCCAGCAATGCGGGCAGGCCACCCACCTGCATGTGCCGAGCGCGCGCGAATTCCTGCACGAGTTCATCGCCCATTACGTGGCGCTGGAAGGCAAGCTGTGGAAGACACTGGCCCTGCTGATCGCCCGCCCGGGGGTGCTGACCCGCGAATACATCGAGGGGCGGCGCGTACGCTACCTGGAGCCGCTGCGCGTCTATCTCACATTCAGCATCATCTTCTTCGCCATCTTCAAGCTCAGTGGAACGGAGATGTTGATCCAACTGGGCGATCCGACGCCCGAGCTGGCGGCTGCGGTGGCCGACGGCCGCGCCAAGGACACCCTGTTCGGCCCAGCGCTGCCCGAACATGCCGATCAGTTCGAAAGAACAGTCGGCAAGGTAAAGGAGCGCACCAGCACGATGCATCCGGTGTTGCAGGAAAAAGTGGCGCGCTTCTCCGCCATGTCGCCGCAAGAACAGAGGGCGGCATTCAAGCTGGTGTTCTTCAGCTACACGCCCTACGCGATCTTCGCCATGATGCCGCTGTTCGCGTTCTACCTGAAGCTGCTGTACCTGGGGTCGGGGCGTCGCTACGGCGAACACTTCCTGTTCGCCCTGCATACCAATGCCTTCGCCTTCATGCTGCTGTCGGCGATGATCCTTGTGCCCGCCAGCTGGAGCTTCGTTGTCTTCATGCTGCTGGTCTGGCTGACGTTTTACCTGCCAGTGGCGATGCGCCGCGTCTATGGCGGCGGCTGGACCGTGACCATCGTGCGCTGGCTCCTGCTGATTTTCGCCCACACGATCAGCATCGCCTCGGCCGTATTGACGGTGTTCAGCCAGGTACTGATGACCTGA
- a CDS encoding NAD kinase, producing MPASPQPQQIIALVVRHNTAGVEEPVGRIRDFLQAAGYRVVFEADTAANLQLDHIDSMTVAEIGAQARIGIVVGGDGTMLGIARQLAEYDIALVGINLGRLGFITDIPLDDMLPALGEILQGRSRAEERTLLEARVMRDGEQIFCSVAVNDVVVARGTGAGMVELKLTVDGQFMYNQRSDGLIVSTPTGSTAYALSAGGPLLHPSLGGTVLVPIAPHALSNRPIVVPDTSEIVVELVSGRDISVNFDMQTFTSLQLGDQIVISRSPHTITFLHPLDWSYYHTLRQKLHWNEYPTNDGRLK from the coding sequence ATGCCCGCTTCGCCCCAACCGCAACAGATCATCGCGCTCGTGGTGCGGCACAATACGGCAGGTGTCGAAGAGCCGGTCGGCCGCATCCGCGATTTCCTGCAAGCGGCGGGCTACCGCGTAGTCTTCGAAGCCGATACCGCGGCCAATCTGCAGCTCGATCATATCGATTCGATGACCGTGGCCGAGATCGGCGCGCAGGCCAGGATCGGCATCGTGGTCGGCGGCGACGGCACCATGCTGGGCATCGCGCGCCAGTTGGCCGAATACGACATCGCCCTGGTCGGCATCAACCTGGGCCGGCTCGGCTTCATCACCGACATCCCGCTCGACGACATGCTGCCGGCACTGGGTGAGATCCTGCAGGGCCGCTCGCGCGCCGAAGAACGCACCCTGCTCGAGGCGCGCGTGATGCGCGACGGCGAGCAGATCTTCTGCAGCGTGGCCGTCAACGACGTGGTGGTGGCGCGCGGCACCGGCGCCGGCATGGTCGAACTCAAGCTGACCGTCGACGGCCAGTTCATGTACAACCAGCGCTCGGACGGCCTGATCGTGTCCACGCCCACCGGCTCCACGGCGTATGCGCTGTCGGCCGGCGGGCCGTTGCTGCATCCGAGCCTGGGTGGCACGGTGCTGGTGCCGATCGCGCCGCATGCGCTGTCGAACCGGCCGATCGTGGTGCCCGATACCAGCGAGATCGTGGTCGAGCTGGTCAGCGGGCGCGACATCAGCGTGAACTTCGACATGCAGACCTTCACCAGCCTGCAACTGGGCGACCAGATCGTCATCTCGCGCTCGCCGCACACGATCACCTTCCTGCATCCGCTCGACTGGAGCTACTACCACACGCTGCGCCAGAAGCTGCACTGGAACGAATACCCCACCAACGACGGCCGGCTCAAGTAA
- the recN gene encoding DNA repair protein RecN, which yields MLRTLTIRDFVIVDAIELEFSNGFSVFTGETGAGKSILIDALQLALGGRGDASMVREGAAKADITADFSPTEAASAWLVQHEFAVEEGGALLRRVIDNAGRSKAYINGVAATAAQLRELGELLVDIHGQHAHQSLLKPDAQRALLDNQIAVRDPQARIEAQEVSQAWRAWRALVRQREEYETNAKNVLIERERLEWQVSELDKLAPKAGEWVEISNEHSRLSHAASLLEGAQEALAAISESEHPILSQLSSLNAKLGKLVDVDAQLQAVLDCMEPARIQLQEAVSELNNYIDKVELDPDRLREVDVRMDALHSAARKYRVTPEELPQEHAALGIKLRQLADATDIEGLRKQEEKAKGVYMDVAGRLSKRRTKAALELGTQVTAAMQELSMSGGSFAIGLNSGEPGAHGLEQVEFLVAGHAGVAPRPLAKVASGGELARISLAISVITSNATTVPTLIFDEVDTGIGGGVAEVVGRLLKRLGQQRQVLCVTHLPQVASQANQHFQVAKGTTGEGRTVSRIDVLDSRARVEEVARMLGGIEITETTRKHARELLAS from the coding sequence ATGCTGCGCACACTGACCATCCGCGACTTCGTCATCGTCGACGCCATCGAACTGGAGTTCTCGAACGGCTTTTCGGTGTTCACCGGCGAGACCGGCGCCGGCAAGTCGATCCTGATCGATGCGCTGCAACTGGCGCTGGGCGGGCGCGGCGACGCCAGCATGGTGCGCGAAGGCGCGGCCAAGGCCGATATCACGGCCGATTTTTCGCCGACCGAGGCGGCCAGTGCCTGGCTGGTGCAGCATGAATTCGCCGTGGAGGAGGGCGGGGCGCTGCTGCGGCGCGTGATCGACAACGCCGGCCGCTCCAAGGCCTATATCAATGGCGTGGCTGCTACCGCGGCCCAGTTGCGCGAACTGGGCGAGCTGCTGGTCGACATCCACGGCCAGCATGCCCACCAGTCGCTGCTTAAGCCGGACGCCCAGCGCGCGCTGCTCGACAACCAGATCGCGGTGCGCGATCCGCAGGCGCGGATCGAGGCGCAAGAGGTGTCGCAAGCCTGGCGCGCCTGGCGCGCGCTGGTGCGCCAGCGCGAAGAGTACGAGACCAATGCCAAGAACGTGCTGATCGAACGCGAGCGCCTCGAGTGGCAGGTGAGCGAGCTCGACAAGCTGGCGCCGAAGGCCGGCGAGTGGGTCGAGATCAGCAATGAACACAGCCGCCTTTCCCACGCCGCCAGCCTGCTCGAAGGCGCGCAGGAAGCGCTGGCGGCGATCTCGGAATCGGAGCATCCGATCCTGTCGCAGCTGTCTTCGCTCAATGCCAAGCTGGGCAAGCTGGTCGACGTCGACGCCCAATTGCAGGCGGTGCTCGACTGCATGGAGCCGGCCCGCATCCAGCTGCAGGAGGCAGTGTCCGAGCTGAACAACTACATCGACAAGGTCGAACTCGACCCCGACCGCCTGCGCGAAGTCGATGTCCGCATGGACGCGCTGCACAGCGCTGCCCGCAAGTACCGCGTCACGCCTGAAGAACTGCCACAAGAGCACGCGGCGCTCGGCATCAAGCTGCGCCAGCTGGCCGATGCCACCGATATCGAGGGCTTGCGCAAGCAGGAAGAAAAAGCCAAGGGTGTGTATATGGACGTGGCCGGGCGGCTGTCGAAGCGCCGCACCAAGGCCGCTCTTGAGCTCGGCACGCAGGTGACGGCGGCGATGCAGGAACTGAGCATGAGCGGCGGCAGTTTTGCCATCGGTCTCAATAGCGGCGAGCCGGGCGCGCATGGCCTGGAACAGGTCGAGTTCCTGGTCGCCGGCCACGCCGGTGTGGCGCCGCGGCCGTTGGCCAAGGTGGCGTCGGGCGGCGAACTGGCGCGCATCTCGCTGGCGATCTCGGTCATCACGTCCAACGCGACCACGGTGCCGACCCTGATCTTCGACGAAGTCGACACCGGCATCGGCGGCGGCGTGGCCGAGGTGGTGGGGCGCCTGTTGAAACGCCTGGGCCAGCAGCGGCAAGTGCTGTGCGTGACCCACCTGCCGCAGGTCGCGAGCCAGGCCAACCAGCACTTCCAGGTGGCCAAGGGCACGACCGGCGAGGGCCGCACGGTATCGCGCATCGACGTGCTCGATAGCCGCGCGCGGGTCGAAGAGGTGGCGCGCATGCTGGGCGGGATCGAGATTACCGAGACTACGCGCAAGCATGCGCGGGAGTTGCTGGCTTCGTGA
- a CDS encoding organic hydroperoxide resistance protein encodes MSIEKVLYRAQATSQGGREGSSKSSDGVLDLKLSTPKELGGGGGPGTNPEQLFAAGYSACFLGALKFVAGQAKVTLPQDLTITGDVGIGQIPTGFGIEVDLTISAPGMDKAQLEELVEKAHIVCPYSNATRGNIDVRRHVNT; translated from the coding sequence ATGAGCATCGAAAAAGTCCTGTACCGCGCCCAAGCCACTTCGCAAGGCGGCCGTGAAGGCTCGTCCAAAAGTTCCGATGGCGTCCTTGACCTGAAACTGAGCACGCCAAAAGAACTGGGCGGTGGTGGCGGCCCGGGCACCAATCCGGAGCAGCTGTTCGCGGCCGGCTACTCGGCCTGCTTCCTCGGCGCCCTGAAATTCGTCGCCGGCCAGGCCAAGGTCACGCTGCCGCAAGACCTGACCATCACCGGCGACGTCGGCATCGGCCAGATCCCGACCGGCTTCGGCATCGAAGTCGACCTCACCATCTCGGCCCCCGGCATGGACAAGGCGCAGCTGGAAGAACTGGTCGAGAAAGCCCACATCGTCTGCCCTTATTCGAACGCCACCCGCGGCAATATCGACGTGCGCCGCCACGTGAACACCTGA
- the hemH gene encoding ferrochelatase, protein MPFRKEPPHLHGAVPHSAIVLVNLGTPDEPTRSSVRRYLKQFLSDPRVVEIPSRIWWFILNLFILPFRSGQSAAKYRTIWTREGSPLRIHTAQQAARLQAMLAERGHEDVKVAMAMRYGSPALPDVLDQLKADGCDRIVVLPAYPQYSGTTTASIWDSVFQHYARVRNVPELRLVKHYHDHEGYIHALRDNVQAYWDAHGRGQKLVMSFHGTPKRTLELGDPYFCECQKTGRLLAQALGLGPDEYLVTFQSRFGKAEWLQPYTAPTVQQLARDGVERIDVICPGFTSDCLETLEEISMEVRHDFESNGGKDFHYIPCLNASPAWIRGMAEIAEQHLIGWPTIQTPAQREARRLDAERGAQNAARLGA, encoded by the coding sequence ATGCCATTTCGTAAAGAACCGCCTCATCTCCACGGCGCCGTACCGCACAGCGCGATCGTCCTGGTCAACCTCGGCACCCCGGACGAGCCGACCCGTTCGAGCGTGCGCCGCTACCTGAAGCAGTTCCTGTCCGATCCGCGCGTGGTCGAGATCCCCAGCCGCATCTGGTGGTTCATCCTGAACCTGTTCATCCTGCCGTTTCGCTCCGGCCAGTCGGCCGCCAAGTACCGCACCATCTGGACCCGCGAGGGTTCGCCCCTGCGCATCCATACCGCCCAGCAGGCGGCCAGACTGCAGGCCATGCTGGCCGAACGCGGCCACGAAGACGTCAAGGTGGCGATGGCCATGCGCTACGGCTCGCCGGCGCTGCCCGACGTGCTCGACCAGTTGAAGGCCGACGGGTGCGACCGCATCGTCGTGCTGCCCGCCTACCCGCAATATTCCGGCACCACCACCGCCTCGATCTGGGACTCGGTATTCCAGCACTACGCCCGCGTGCGCAACGTGCCCGAGCTGCGCCTGGTGAAGCACTACCACGACCACGAAGGCTATATCCACGCGCTGCGCGACAATGTGCAGGCCTACTGGGACGCCCACGGCCGCGGCCAGAAGCTGGTGATGAGCTTCCACGGCACGCCCAAGCGCACCCTGGAACTGGGCGACCCGTATTTCTGCGAATGCCAGAAGACCGGGCGCCTGCTGGCGCAAGCGCTCGGCCTCGGGCCGGACGAGTACCTGGTCACTTTCCAGTCGCGCTTCGGCAAGGCCGAGTGGTTGCAGCCATACACCGCGCCGACCGTGCAGCAACTGGCGCGCGACGGGGTCGAGCGCATCGACGTCATCTGTCCGGGCTTCACCAGCGACTGCCTGGAGACGCTGGAAGAAATCTCGATGGAAGTGCGGCACGACTTCGAGTCCAACGGCGGCAAGGACTTCCATTACATCCCCTGCCTGAATGCCTCGCCTGCGTGGATCCGCGGCATGGCCGAAATCGCCGAGCAGCACCTGATCGGCTGGCCCACGATCCAGACCCCGGCCCAGCGCGAAGCGCGCCGCCTCGACGCCGAGCGCGGCGCGCAGAACGCGGCCCGCCTGGGCGCTTGA
- the grpE gene encoding nucleotide exchange factor GrpE — translation MQDQENKEVLDQQPGEAPVADATEGANAQAEAPAAPSAEPGLEEQLSATEAKLAEMHDAFMRAKAEADNIRRRAQEDVSKAHKFAIESFAEAMVPVRDSLEMAVKVEAPTVESIKEGVEMTLKQLTAAFEKNRLVEVMPQPGDKLDPNKHQAVAVVPSEQEANTVVTVLQKGYMIADRLLRPAIVTAAAPK, via the coding sequence ATGCAAGACCAAGAAAACAAAGAGGTGCTCGACCAGCAACCTGGCGAAGCGCCTGTCGCTGACGCCACTGAGGGTGCGAACGCCCAAGCCGAAGCGCCTGCCGCGCCATCCGCCGAGCCAGGCCTCGAAGAACAACTGAGCGCCACCGAAGCCAAGCTGGCCGAAATGCATGACGCCTTCATGCGCGCCAAGGCCGAGGCCGATAACATCCGCCGCCGCGCCCAGGAAGACGTGAGCAAGGCCCACAAATTCGCCATCGAAAGCTTCGCCGAGGCCATGGTGCCGGTGCGCGACAGCCTGGAAATGGCCGTCAAGGTCGAAGCCCCGACGGTCGAGTCGATCAAGGAAGGCGTCGAAATGACGCTCAAGCAGCTCACCGCTGCTTTCGAGAAGAACCGCCTGGTCGAAGTCATGCCGCAGCCGGGCGACAAGCTGGACCCGAACAAGCACCAGGCCGTGGCCGTCGTGCCGTCGGAGCAGGAAGCCAATACCGTGGTCACCGTGCTGCAAAAGGGCTACATGATCGCCGACCGCCTGCTGCGTCCGGCCATCGTGACCGCCGCGGCGCCGAAATAA
- the dnaK gene encoding molecular chaperone DnaK yields MGKIIGIDLGTTNSCVAIMENGTPKVIENAEGARTTPSIIAYQEDGEILVGAPAKRQAVTNPKNTLFAVKRLIGRKFDEKEVQKDISLMPYQIVKADNGDAWVGVRDKKLAAQQISAEVLRKMKKTAEDYLGEEVTEAVITVPAYFNDSQRQATKDAGRIAGLDVKRIINEPTAAALAFGLDKTDKGDRKIAVYDLGGGTFDVSIIEIADVDGEKQFEVLSTNGDTFLGGEDFDQRVIDYIIDEFKKINGLDLSKDPIALQRIKASAERAKIELSSSQQTEINEPYIAMANGAPVHLNLKITRAKLESLVEELIAKTIEPCRIAIKDAGVKVSDIDDIILVGGMTRMPKVQEKVKEFFGKDARKDVNPDEAVAVGAAIQGSVLSGERKDLLLLDVTPLSLGIETLGGVMTKMIHKNTTIPTKFSQVFSTADDNQPAVTIKVYQGEREIAQGNKSLGEFNLEGIPPAARGTPQIEVTFDIDANGILHVGAKDKATGKENKITIKANSGLSEEEIQKMVKDAELNAEEDKKVKEMAEARNQGDALVHSTRKSLAEYGDKLDAGEKEKIEAAIADLEGAIKSGDKADIDAKTAALSSSAQSLGEKMYADMQAQQAGAAGGPGAAGAAGGEQSAKQDDDVVDADFKEVKDAK; encoded by the coding sequence ATGGGCAAAATCATCGGTATCGACCTGGGCACCACCAACTCCTGCGTCGCCATCATGGAAAACGGTACCCCGAAGGTGATCGAGAACGCCGAAGGCGCGCGTACCACGCCGTCGATCATCGCCTACCAGGAAGACGGCGAGATCCTCGTCGGCGCACCTGCCAAGCGCCAGGCCGTCACCAACCCGAAGAACACCCTGTTCGCCGTCAAGCGCCTCATCGGCCGCAAGTTCGACGAGAAGGAAGTGCAAAAAGACATCTCGCTGATGCCCTACCAGATCGTCAAGGCCGACAACGGCGACGCCTGGGTCGGCGTGCGCGACAAGAAGCTCGCTGCGCAGCAGATCTCGGCTGAAGTCCTGCGCAAGATGAAGAAGACCGCCGAGGACTACCTGGGCGAAGAAGTCACCGAAGCCGTCATCACCGTGCCGGCCTACTTCAACGACTCGCAGCGCCAGGCGACCAAGGACGCCGGCCGCATTGCGGGCCTGGACGTCAAGCGCATCATCAACGAGCCGACCGCGGCCGCGCTGGCCTTCGGCCTGGACAAGACCGACAAGGGCGACCGCAAGATCGCCGTGTATGACCTGGGCGGCGGCACCTTCGACGTCTCGATCATCGAGATCGCTGACGTCGACGGCGAGAAGCAGTTCGAAGTGCTGTCGACCAACGGCGACACCTTCCTGGGCGGCGAAGACTTCGACCAGCGCGTGATCGACTACATCATCGACGAATTCAAGAAGATCAACGGCCTCGACCTGTCGAAGGATCCGATCGCCCTGCAGCGCATCAAGGCTTCGGCCGAGCGCGCCAAGATCGAACTGTCGTCGTCGCAGCAGACCGAGATCAACGAGCCGTACATCGCCATGGCCAATGGCGCGCCGGTCCACCTGAACCTCAAGATCACCCGCGCCAAGCTGGAATCGCTGGTCGAGGAACTGATCGCCAAGACCATCGAGCCATGCCGCATCGCGATCAAGGATGCCGGCGTCAAGGTCTCGGACATCGACGACATCATCCTGGTCGGCGGCATGACCCGCATGCCGAAGGTGCAAGAGAAAGTGAAGGAGTTCTTCGGCAAGGATGCGCGCAAGGACGTGAACCCTGACGAAGCCGTCGCCGTCGGCGCCGCGATCCAGGGCTCGGTCCTGTCGGGCGAGCGCAAGGACCTGCTGCTGCTGGACGTGACCCCGCTGTCGCTGGGCATCGAGACCCTGGGCGGCGTGATGACCAAGATGATCCACAAGAACACCACGATCCCGACCAAGTTCTCGCAGGTGTTCTCGACCGCCGACGACAACCAGCCGGCCGTGACCATCAAGGTCTACCAGGGCGAGCGTGAAATCGCGCAAGGCAACAAGAGCCTGGGCGAATTCAACCTCGAAGGCATCCCGCCGGCAGCACGCGGCACCCCGCAGATCGAAGTGACCTTCGACATCGACGCCAACGGCATCCTGCACGTCGGCGCGAAGGACAAGGCCACCGGCAAGGAAAACAAGATCACCATCAAGGCCAACTCGGGCCTGTCGGAAGAAGAAATCCAGAAGATGGTGAAGGACGCCGAGCTGAACGCCGAAGAAGACAAGAAGGTCAAGGAAATGGCTGAAGCCCGCAACCAGGGCGACGCGCTGGTCCACTCGACCCGCAAGTCGCTGGCCGAATACGGCGACAAGCTGGACGCGGGCGAGAAAGAGAAGATCGAAGCGGCGATCGCCGACCTGGAAGGCGCGATCAAGAGCGGCGACAAGGCCGACATCGACGCCAAGACCGCGGCCCTGTCGAGCTCGGCGCAGTCGCTGGGCGAGAAGATGTATGCCGATATGCAGGCGCAGCAGGCAGGCGCGGCAGGTGGCCCGGGCGCTGCCGGCGCGGCTGGCGGCGAACAGTCGGCCAAGCAGGACGACGACGTGGTCGACGCCGACTTCAAGGAAGTGAAGGACGCCAAGTAA
- the dnaJ gene encoding molecular chaperone DnaJ — MAKRDFYEILGVAKGASEDEIKKSYRKLAMKYHPDRNPDNKEAEEKFKEVKEAYEMLTNPEKREAYDRFGHAGVDPNSGMGGGFGGGAGGFGDAFGDIFGDIFGGGRGGRGGGPQVYRGADLRYNLEITLEQAAHGFDTTIRVPSWDKCDTCHGSGAKPGTQPVTCTTCAGHGQVRMQQGFFSIQQTCPKCHGSGKIIPEPCAACGGAGRIKRNKTLEVKIPAGIDNGMRIRSSGNGEPGTNGGPPGDLYVEIHIKQHAVFQREGDDLHCEMPISFSKAALGGEIEVPTLTGKVSFTVPEGTQTGKTFRLKGKGIKNVRSGYTGDLFCHVAVETPVKLTDKQKDLLREFDRLTTEGGSKHSPQSKGWMDKVKDFFE, encoded by the coding sequence ATGGCGAAGCGTGATTTTTACGAGATCCTCGGGGTCGCAAAGGGTGCGTCGGAAGACGAGATCAAGAAGTCCTATCGCAAGCTTGCGATGAAGTACCACCCTGACCGCAACCCGGACAACAAGGAAGCGGAAGAGAAGTTCAAGGAGGTCAAAGAGGCCTACGAGATGCTGACCAACCCGGAGAAGCGCGAAGCGTATGACCGCTTCGGCCACGCCGGCGTGGATCCGAACAGCGGCATGGGCGGCGGCTTCGGCGGCGGCGCGGGCGGCTTTGGCGACGCCTTCGGCGACATCTTCGGCGACATCTTCGGCGGCGGCCGCGGCGGCCGCGGCGGCGGACCCCAGGTCTACCGCGGCGCCGACCTGCGCTACAACCTCGAAATCACGCTGGAACAGGCGGCCCACGGCTTCGACACGACCATCCGCGTGCCGAGCTGGGACAAGTGCGACACTTGCCACGGCAGCGGCGCCAAGCCGGGCACCCAGCCGGTGACCTGCACCACCTGCGCCGGCCACGGCCAGGTGCGCATGCAGCAGGGCTTCTTCAGCATCCAGCAGACCTGCCCGAAATGCCATGGCAGCGGCAAGATCATCCCCGAGCCGTGCGCGGCCTGCGGCGGCGCCGGACGCATCAAGCGCAACAAGACGCTGGAAGTCAAAATCCCGGCCGGTATCGACAACGGCATGCGCATCCGCTCGTCGGGCAATGGCGAGCCAGGCACCAACGGCGGGCCGCCGGGCGACCTGTACGTGGAAATCCACATCAAGCAGCACGCGGTGTTCCAGCGCGAAGGCGACGACCTGCATTGCGAAATGCCGATCTCGTTCAGCAAGGCTGCCCTGGGCGGCGAGATCGAAGTGCCGACGCTGACCGGCAAGGTGTCGTTCACGGTGCCTGAAGGTACGCAGACCGGCAAGACCTTCCGCCTGAAGGGCAAGGGCATCAAGAACGTGCGCTCGGGCTATACCGGCGACCTGTTCTGCCACGTGGCGGTCGAGACCCCGGTCAAGCTGACCGACAAGCAGAAAGACCTGTTGCGCGAATTCGACCGCCTGACCACCGAAGGCGGTTCCAAGCACAGCCCGCAGAGCAAGGGCTGGATGGACAAGGTCAAGGACTTCTTCGAATAA
- the can gene encoding carbonate dehydratase: MDKYKTKGLTAAELFERNRTWAASMVAEDPNFFKALQDQQAPEYLWIGCSDSRVPANELLGMAPGELFVHRNIANVVVHSDLNCLSVLQFAIDVLKVKHIIICGHYGCSGVHAALTDIRVGLADNWLGHVRDVREKHGKYLGNVAGRAATNRLVELNVAEQVMNTAHTTIVRDAWERGQPLTIHSWVYGVHDGLLRDLGITVSSFDEIAPKLERVLDGYLEDGEVRDERRGQ, translated from the coding sequence ATGGACAAGTACAAGACCAAGGGTTTGACCGCGGCGGAGCTGTTTGAACGGAACCGTACCTGGGCCGCCTCGATGGTGGCCGAGGACCCGAACTTCTTCAAGGCGCTGCAAGACCAGCAGGCGCCCGAATACCTGTGGATCGGCTGCTCGGACAGCCGGGTGCCGGCCAACGAGCTGCTGGGCATGGCGCCGGGCGAACTGTTCGTGCACCGGAACATCGCCAACGTGGTCGTGCATTCCGACCTGAACTGCCTGTCGGTGCTGCAGTTCGCGATCGACGTGCTCAAGGTGAAGCACATCATCATCTGCGGCCACTACGGCTGCTCGGGCGTGCATGCGGCGCTGACCGACATCCGCGTCGGCCTGGCCGACAACTGGCTCGGCCACGTGCGCGACGTGCGCGAAAAGCATGGCAAGTACCTGGGCAACGTGGCCGGCCGCGCCGCCACCAACCGCCTGGTCGAACTCAACGTGGCCGAACAGGTGATGAACACGGCCCACACCACCATCGTGCGCGACGCCTGGGAACGCGGCCAGCCGCTGACCATCCACAGCTGGGTGTACGGCGTGCACGACGGCCTGCTGCGCGACCTGGGCATCACGGTCAGCAGCTTCGACGAGATCGCGCCCAAGCTCGAGCGCGTGCTCGATGGCTACCTGGAAGACGGGGAAGTGCGTGACGAACGCCGCGGACAGTGA
- a CDS encoding nucleotide pyrophosphohydrolase codes for MTNAADSDLVRLRDLVRVFVDERDWDQFHTPKNLASALSVEAAELLEHFQWLPSGRVEELGAAKLNEVRHEMADVLVYLVRLADKLDVDLFAAVEEKMVLNRAKYPAELVRGDMRKYDEYKK; via the coding sequence GTGACGAACGCCGCGGACAGTGATCTTGTGCGCCTGCGCGACCTCGTCCGCGTCTTCGTGGACGAGCGCGACTGGGACCAGTTCCATACGCCCAAGAACCTCGCCTCGGCCCTCTCCGTCGAGGCGGCCGAGTTGCTGGAACACTTCCAGTGGCTGCCGTCGGGGCGGGTCGAAGAACTCGGCGCCGCCAAGCTGAACGAGGTGCGCCACGAGATGGCCGACGTGCTGGTCTACCTAGTGCGGCTGGCGGATAAACTCGACGTCGACCTGTTCGCGGCGGTCGAGGAAAAAATGGTGCTCAACCGCGCCAAGTACCCGGCCGAGCTGGTGCGCGGCGATATGCGCAAGTATGACGAGTATAAGAAGTAA
- a CDS encoding gamma-glutamyl-gamma-aminobutyrate hydrolase family protein, producing the protein MRPIVIVPACTRDFGEHPYHAAQHKYVDAVTLGADCASFILPSLGANLDLETLFGTIDGIMLTGSASNVHPSYYSEELLDPSLPQDPARDQTTLPLIREAVRRGVPIIAICRGFQEMNVALGGSLHQAVQAVSGKFDHRENPELGMDEQYGDAHNVSLCPGGLLDRILGVPEIPVNSLHGQGVNELAPGLTVEALAEDGLVEAFTVSNASGFTLAVQWHPEWRIQHNPYSMKMFGAFGQACRDYREQRLSST; encoded by the coding sequence ATGCGCCCCATCGTCATCGTTCCCGCCTGCACGCGTGATTTCGGCGAACACCCATACCACGCGGCCCAGCACAAGTATGTCGACGCCGTCACCCTCGGCGCCGACTGCGCTTCGTTCATTCTTCCTTCGCTCGGCGCCAACCTCGACCTGGAAACCCTGTTCGGCACCATCGACGGCATCATGCTGACCGGTTCGGCGTCGAATGTGCACCCCAGTTACTATTCCGAAGAATTGCTCGATCCTTCGCTGCCGCAGGACCCTGCGCGCGACCAGACCACCCTGCCGCTGATCCGCGAAGCGGTGCGGCGCGGAGTGCCGATCATCGCGATCTGCCGCGGCTTCCAGGAGATGAACGTGGCGCTGGGCGGCAGCCTGCACCAGGCGGTGCAGGCGGTGAGCGGCAAGTTCGACCACCGCGAGAATCCTGAGCTGGGCATGGACGAGCAATATGGCGACGCCCATAACGTCTCGCTATGCCCCGGCGGCCTGCTCGACCGCATCCTCGGCGTGCCCGAGATTCCCGTCAACTCGCTGCACGGGCAGGGCGTCAATGAACTGGCGCCAGGCCTGACGGTCGAAGCTCTTGCCGAAGACGGCCTGGTCGAAGCGTTCACGGTGTCGAATGCGTCCGGCTTCACGCTCGCCGTGCAGTGGCACCCCGAGTGGCGCATCCAGCACAACCCCTATTCGATGAAGATGTTCGGCGCATTCGGCCAGGCTTGCCGCGATTACCGCGAACAACGCCTGAGCAGTACCTGA